One part of the Deltaproteobacteria bacterium PRO3 genome encodes these proteins:
- a CDS encoding ribonuclease D, which yields MQSHFDMIQSPEALREVSAALAKEPLIAFDTEFIRESTYLPKLALIQTATRHEAWLIDVLALKPADMEPFLEVLRRPEILKVVHSAHGDQECLYHSYGALASPLFDTFEAASLLGLGESVSLRDLIRMELQLNVGKSHARTDWLRRPISEELKKYALSDVEYLVEIGDRMLRRLEKLDRKGWALELSAYYENPKLYEDNSEEIAERLAKSGRISARSFAILRDLVAWREKRARALNIPRRRVADDETLFHIANARPSTVEQLGKFRGINSGEIQRQGKALLAIIEAHRNKPNELLPEAPRPNIPNAAQARVIDLLGTYLRNLSEQLQIASRHLLTTHELRKIVLEKLHDPKQWVEQGLCSPQVAALIGEDLRAMLEGRRALSIENGRIKIQHL from the coding sequence ATGCAGTCCCACTTTGACATGATCCAGAGCCCCGAGGCCCTCCGCGAAGTCAGCGCGGCCTTGGCCAAAGAACCCCTCATCGCCTTCGACACCGAGTTCATCCGCGAGAGCACCTACCTCCCGAAGCTGGCCTTGATCCAGACCGCCACGCGCCACGAGGCCTGGCTGATCGACGTCTTGGCCTTGAAGCCCGCCGACATGGAGCCTTTTTTGGAGGTGCTGCGCCGGCCCGAGATCTTGAAGGTGGTGCACAGCGCGCACGGCGACCAGGAGTGCCTCTACCACAGCTACGGCGCGTTGGCCTCGCCCCTCTTCGACACCTTTGAAGCCGCCTCGCTGCTCGGGCTGGGCGAGAGCGTCAGTCTCCGCGACCTGATCCGGATGGAGCTTCAGCTCAACGTCGGCAAAAGCCACGCCCGCACCGACTGGCTGCGCCGGCCGATCAGCGAGGAGCTGAAGAAGTACGCCCTCTCCGACGTGGAATATTTGGTCGAGATCGGCGACCGCATGTTGCGGCGCCTGGAGAAGCTCGACCGGAAGGGCTGGGCCCTCGAGCTGAGCGCCTATTATGAAAATCCCAAGCTCTACGAAGACAACTCCGAGGAGATCGCCGAGCGTCTGGCGAAAAGCGGCCGGATTTCGGCGCGCAGCTTCGCCATCCTCCGCGACCTGGTCGCCTGGCGCGAGAAGCGCGCCCGGGCCCTGAACATCCCGCGCCGCCGCGTGGCGGACGACGAGACCCTCTTTCACATCGCCAACGCCCGGCCCTCCACCGTCGAGCAGCTGGGGAAGTTCCGCGGCATCAATTCCGGCGAGATCCAGCGCCAGGGCAAGGCCCTTCTGGCGATCATCGAGGCGCATCGCAACAAGCCCAACGAGCTGTTGCCCGAGGCGCCGCGCCCCAACATCCCCAACGCCGCCCAGGCCCGCGTCATCGACCTGCTGGGCACCTACCTGCGAAATTTGAGCGAACAGCTGCAGATCGCCTCGCGGCACCTGCTCACCACCCACGAGCTGCGCAAGATTGTGCTTGAAAAGCTCCACGACCCGAAGCAATGGGTGGAGCAAGGCCTGTGCTCGCCGCAGGTCGCGGCCTTGATCGGCGAGGACCTGCGCGCGATGCTCGAAGGCCGGCGCGCCCTGTCGATCGAGAACGGCCGGATCAAGATCCAGCACCTTTAG